The Odocoileus virginianus isolate 20LAN1187 ecotype Illinois chromosome 3, Ovbor_1.2, whole genome shotgun sequence genome includes a window with the following:
- the LOC110130936 gene encoding olfactory receptor 7E178-like: protein MGLSDDPELQPLLCVLFLSMYLVTVLGNLLIILAVTSDPHLHTPMYFFLSNLSLVDIGFISTTVPKMIVDIQSHSKVISYSGCLTQMSIFILFACMDSMLLTVMAYDRFVAICHPLHYAVIMNPRLCCSLVLVSFCVSLLDSQVHNVIVLQLTCFKDVEISSFFCDPSQLLNLACSDTFTSNIVSYTIGAMTGFLSISGIIFSYYKILVSILRVPSSGGIYKAFATCGSHLAVVCLFYGTALGVYLSSAISQSPRKDAAASVVYTVVTPMLNPFIYSLRNKDLKRALWRFLSSTNSS, encoded by the coding sequence ATGGGACTCTCAGATGATCCAGAACTGCAGCCTTTGCTCTGTGTCCTCTTCCTGTCCATGTACCTGGTCACTGTGCTGGGGAACCTGCTCATCATATTAGCCGTCACCTctgacccccacctccacacccccatgtacttcttcctctccaacctgtccTTGGTTGACATCGGTTTCATCTCCACCACAGTTCCCAAGATGATTGTGGACATCCAATCTCACAGCAAAGTCATCTCCTATTCAGGCTGCCTGACTCAGATgtctatttttatcctttttgcgTGTATGGATAGTATGCTTCTtactgtgatggcctatgacagGTTTGTGGCCATCTGTCACCCACTGCACTATGCGGTCATCATGAACCCACGCCTCTGTTGCTCCTTAGTTTTGGTATCCTTTTGCGTTAGCCTTTTGGACTCCCAGGTGCACAATGTGATTGTGTTACAACTTACCTGTTTCAAGGATGTAGAAATTTCTAGTTTCTTCTGTGATCCTTCTCAACTGCTCAACCTTGCTTGTTCTGACACTTTCACCAGTAACATAGTCAGCTATACCATCGGTGCCATGACTGGTTTTCTCTCTATCTCAGGAATCATTTTCTCTTACTATAAAATTCTTGTCTCCATTCTGAGAGTCCCCTCATCAGGTGGGATATACAAAGCCTTTGCCACCTGTGGTTCTCACCTGGcagttgtttgcttattttatggAACAGCCCTGGGTGTGTACCTCAGCTCAGCCATCTCACAGTCTCCCAGGAAGGATGCAGCAGCCTCGGTGGTGTACACTGTGGTcacccccatgctgaaccccttcatctacagcctgaggaacaaaGACCTCAAAAGGGCCTTGTGGAGGTTCCTTAGCAGCACAAACTCATcttag